A region from the Fundulus heteroclitus isolate FHET01 unplaced genomic scaffold, MU-UCD_Fhet_4.1 scaffold_531, whole genome shotgun sequence genome encodes:
- the LOC118561025 gene encoding mitogen-activated protein kinase kinase kinase 9-like, producing MDVSQAAFPSGEGRPGGGGTGEHAWTECPAVRSWAHSAPLCPTRSLWTAAYDYEASGEDELSLRRGDVVEVLSKDAAISGDEGWWTGKLNHRVGIFPSNYVTYQPAIYRLPAASGSAGASERVPSSPTRIPFSELVLEEIIGVGGFGKVYRGTWKDQEVAVKAARQDPDEDITATAASVQQEAKLFSMLQHPNIIKLEGVCLEEPNLCLVMEYARGGTLNRALTGRRIPPHILVNWAVQIARGMHYLHEEAVVPIIHRDLKSSNSE from the coding sequence ATGGATGTTTCGCAGGCCGCTTTCCCAAGCGGTGAAGGGCGGCCGGGAGGCGGAGGGACCGGGGAACATGCCTGGACAGAGTGCCCGGCCGTCCGGTCGTGGGCTCACTCTGCCCCGCTGTGTCCCACTCGGTCCCTGTGGACCGCCGCGTACGACTACGAGGCGAGCGGCGAGGACGAGCTCAGCCTCCGGAGGGGGGACGTGGTGGAGGTCCTGTCCAAGGACGCCGCCATCTCCGGGGACGAGGGGTGGTGGACGGGCAAGCTGAACCACCGCGTCGGGATCTTCCCTTCCAACTATGTCACGTACCAGCCCGCCATCTACCGCCTCCCCGCGGCCAGCGGGTCGGCGGGGGCGTCGGAGCGAGTCCCCAGCTCGCCCACGCGGATCCCCTTCAGCGAGCTGGTGCTGGAGGAGATCATCGGCGTGGGCGGCTTTGGCAAAGTCTACCGGGGGACGTGGAAAGACCAGGAGGTGGCGGTGAAGGCGGCCCGGCAAGACCCGGACGAGGACATCACGGCCACCGCTGCCAGCGTGCAGCAGGAGGCCAAGCTGTTCTCCATGCTGCAGCATCCCAACATCATCAAGCTGGAGGGGGTGTGCCTGGAGGAGCCCAACCTGTGCCTGGTGATGGAGTACGCCCGAGGCGGGACGCTGAACCGGGCGCTGACCGGACGGCGCATCCCTCCGCACATCCTGGTCAACTGGGCCGTGCAGATCGCACGCGGGATGCACTATCTGCACGAGGAGGCCGTGGTGCCCATCATCCACCGCGACCTGAAGTCCAGTAACAGTGAGTAG